The genomic stretch ATTGCGCTGGCGATCGCCGCCATTTTCAATGATTCTAGGTACGCTAGCAGCATTGAGGTACACTGTCTCGCGGGCAATATGGACTGGCTTACGCAAGTACTTTTGGGTGTGACGTAGTTTATGGTGCATATGACCAAATGCGACCAAAGGAATCTTTTTTCCGGTGGCACGAGTTTGCGCGATCGCCTCTGTCAAATCTGGATCGCCAAAGTCACCCCCCAAGGGTTGCCAGTCCTTGCCACAAGGGTCTTCAGGGCAATCTCCTAATCCTGATGGTCCGTTATGTCCGAGAAAAATGACGGTATCGTAGGTAGCGCTACGAGCTGCTGCTACAATGCGTGCGGTAGACTCCTCAAAGCTTGCTACGCCAAATCTTTCTTGATAGAAGTCTTCGTTTTTCCAGCTCGAACCACCCCAAGTAAACGGACGGCTACCAACAACGGTTAAATTTAGTTTAGGAAAGTCTAGTTTGCCATAACCAACATGGGTTTCTCCTAATAAGTCTATTTGTTCTTGCACCCAGTCCTCTTTTTTTCGATCGTAAGGACACTTCTGGCGACCCCACGCAGTAGCGGTATACCAAGCGTCGTGGTTGCCAAACACTGCTGCTTTAGGAATGTCGAGATCGGCGATCGCTTTGACTACATCTACTGATTCATTGCCGTAGTCACCTACAAATAATGCAAGGTCGATGCCTAGTTTTTGCAATGTTATGCCATCTGCTGCTTCCCATTGGTCGTGAATATCACCGACAACTGCAATGACGGTTGTTTCATCCTGTTTGCTTTGACTGGTCATGCTTCATTCCCGATCTTCTCTTTATCCAGCATAGAAAAGCATGACGGCTTTTGGCACTGCCGTTAGGTGTTAGGAAAGATTTTGCCTCGACCAGCACCTAGTTTTGGTAAAAAGTACTATAATTGCAAGAGACTAGAAATTGTAAGTTTTATCTATTTGAATTGTGTTTACAACTGCGATCGTCCAAAATAATCCAACCCGTGAAATACCTGTAG from Scytonema millei VB511283 encodes the following:
- a CDS encoding TIGR04168 family protein, giving the protein MTSQSKQDETTVIAVVGDIHDQWEAADGITLQKLGIDLALFVGDYGNESVDVVKAIADLDIPKAAVFGNHDAWYTATAWGRQKCPYDRKKEDWVQEQIDLLGETHVGYGKLDFPKLNLTVVGSRPFTWGGSSWKNEDFYQERFGVASFEESTARIVAAARSATYDTVIFLGHNGPSGLGDCPEDPCGKDWQPLGGDFGDPDLTEAIAQTRATGKKIPLVAFGHMHHKLRHTQKYLRKPVHIARETVYLNAASVPRIIENGGDRQRNFSLVYLQSGMVSQVSLVWVDRDDRIASEQILYQQQSQLVQPA